A stretch of Paenibacillus peoriae DNA encodes these proteins:
- a CDS encoding type Z 30S ribosomal protein S14 — translation MAKTSMKVKQQRAPKFKVRAYTRCERCGRPHSVLQKFKICRICFRELAYKGQIPGVKKASW, via the coding sequence GTGGCAAAAACTTCGATGAAAGTCAAACAACAACGCGCACCAAAGTTTAAAGTTCGTGCTTACACTCGTTGCGAGCGTTGTGGTCGTCCACATTCGGTACTGCAAAAGTTTAAGATCTGCAGAATTTGCTTCCGTGAATTAGCTTATAAAGGCCAGATTCCTGGCGTGAAAAAAGCAAGCTGGTAA